In Anaerobacillus sp. CMMVII, a single window of DNA contains:
- a CDS encoding B3/4 domain-containing protein — MLLTIHEELMKLVPTFKAGVISYSNINVQHSSSEIQMQLKEIYSILQSQQLTEIPGIKEARQLFKAIGIDPSKYRPSSEALIRRVLKGDQVPSIHSAADVNNLFSLKYGLPIGIYGLDKLSGPIELRVGNENDRYEAINNRQTNMRGKLLSSDTIGPFGSPIVDSKRTMVTLATKQAVQIIYFHLELNENEMKAIMNDVCEYFVMQHGGEANPRIVG, encoded by the coding sequence ATGTTACTCACTATTCATGAAGAACTAATGAAATTAGTCCCAACTTTTAAAGCCGGGGTAATTTCTTATTCTAATATAAATGTACAGCATTCTTCAAGTGAAATACAGATGCAACTGAAGGAAATATATTCTATACTTCAATCGCAGCAACTAACTGAAATCCCTGGAATTAAAGAAGCTCGTCAGCTATTTAAAGCAATTGGGATAGATCCATCGAAATATAGACCCTCCTCTGAAGCACTAATTCGTAGAGTTTTAAAGGGAGATCAGGTACCTAGTATTCATTCAGCCGCTGACGTGAATAATCTATTTTCGTTGAAATACGGATTACCCATTGGTATTTACGGTCTAGACAAGCTTTCTGGGCCAATTGAATTACGTGTTGGTAACGAGAATGATCGTTATGAGGCGATAAATAATCGTCAAACAAATATGAGAGGAAAATTGCTATCGTCTGATACGATTGGTCCTTTTGGTAGCCCAATCGTCGACTCAAAACGTACGATGGTTACATTAGCTACTAAACAAGCAGTTCAAATAATATATTTCCACCTCGAGCTAAATGAAAATGAAATGAAGGCAATAATGAACGATGTTTGTGAATATTTTGTTATGCAACACGGGGGAGAGGCGAACCCAAGGATCGTAGGATGA
- a CDS encoding immunoglobulin-like domain-containing protein, whose product MLFCMAISLSLLSGCGSNSNSAEGTKNTVSKVDSDQSAEVIDWEPTIYESVNNINGVTMIVKEGTVSSTGLTVTLENNSDKHCIYGEHFQLEKRIKGQWYQVPVALDGNYGFNDIGYELASSDVREWAVDWEWLYGSLDKGEYRMVKDILDFRNTGNYDKHYLTVEFTVD is encoded by the coding sequence TTGCTATTCTGTATGGCAATAAGTTTATCACTTTTATCAGGATGTGGAAGTAATAGCAATTCAGCTGAAGGAACAAAAAATACCGTAAGTAAAGTTGATTCAGACCAATCTGCTGAAGTAATTGACTGGGAACCTACAATATATGAATCTGTCAACAACATTAATGGAGTAACTATGATTGTAAAGGAAGGAACGGTCTCTTCTACTGGATTGACCGTAACATTAGAGAATAACTCAGACAAGCATTGCATCTATGGTGAACATTTCCAGTTGGAAAAGAGAATCAAGGGACAATGGTATCAAGTCCCTGTTGCCCTAGATGGTAACTACGGCTTTAATGATATCGGCTATGAATTGGCTTCTTCAGATGTTAGGGAATGGGCAGTTGATTGGGAATGGCTCTATGGAAGTCTGGATAAAGGTGAATACCGTATGGTGAAAGATATACTTGATTTTAGAAATACAGGTAACTATGATAAGCATTATTTAACAGTGGAGTTTACAGTTGATTAA
- a CDS encoding methyltransferase domain-containing protein: MNLDKMTNIRNAITTKYAEISQSALGKFKYQTGKAGAISLGYDPNLLQNIPEETLNSFCGVGNPFSLGTIYAGDAVLDIGSGAGVDLHVACSLVGEEGLVFGIDITPEMVSKANASLEKVELNSKVVLGSSEAIPFPDETFDVVFSNGVLNLSPVKEQSFKEIYRVLKPGGRLQFADIVLKDSLPTEITGNVEAWSNUIGGAIPVGDLVTLLNESGFIAGEFVTETGISTSKYTHGALFRARKKT, translated from the coding sequence ATGAATCTGGATAAAATGACGAATATCAGAAATGCAATTACAACCAAATATGCGGAGATTTCACAATCTGCTCTCGGAAAGTTTAAATATCAAACAGGTAAAGCTGGGGCTATTTCATTGGGGTACGATCCAAATCTTCTTCAAAATATCCCAGAGGAAACGTTAAATTCTTTTTGTGGAGTTGGAAATCCTTTTTCACTAGGAACAATATACGCCGGTGATGCTGTATTAGATATTGGCAGTGGTGCTGGAGTGGATCTTCACGTGGCATGTTCCCTCGTTGGGGAAGAGGGTCTGGTTTTTGGTATTGATATTACCCCTGAAATGGTAAGTAAAGCAAATGCTAGTTTAGAAAAAGTTGAACTAAATTCTAAGGTTGTTTTAGGAAGTTCAGAAGCAATTCCCTTTCCGGATGAAACCTTTGATGTCGTTTTTTCTAACGGAGTTCTAAACCTTTCTCCAGTAAAAGAGCAAAGCTTTAAGGAAATATATCGAGTACTTAAGCCTGGGGGAAGGCTACAGTTTGCAGATATTGTTTTGAAAGATAGCTTGCCAACTGAGATCACTGGAAATGTGGAGGCTTGGTCTAACTGAATTGGAGGAGCGATCCCAGTTGGGGATCTTGTTACATTATTAAACGAAAGTGGCTTTATAGCAGGTGAGTTTGTTACTGAGACAGGTATTAGTACTTCTAAATACACACATGGAGCATTATTTCGGGCAAGAAAAAAAACTTAG
- a CDS encoding methylated-DNA--[protein]-cysteine S-methyltransferase, which produces MEKRSAIFYNEMDSPLGPLTIVCSDLGVCLIEFGTIDETLATIKVWMKKHFIKNELAFNPEAVQPVITQLQQYFAGERVEFDVPIDLIGTKFQCVVWEALKGINYGETKSYKQIAKEIGAPKAVRAIGGANNKNPIPIIIPCHRVIGSNGALVGYGGGVDKKEILLEIEGSIKKIS; this is translated from the coding sequence ATGGAAAAAAGATCTGCCATTTTCTATAATGAAATGGATAGCCCACTTGGTCCGTTAACTATAGTTTGTAGTGATCTAGGAGTTTGTTTAATTGAATTTGGAACGATAGATGAGACACTAGCAACTATTAAAGTTTGGATGAAAAAGCATTTTATTAAAAATGAATTAGCTTTTAACCCTGAGGCAGTCCAACCAGTAATTACTCAATTACAGCAGTATTTTGCAGGGGAAAGAGTAGAGTTTGACGTTCCAATCGATTTAATCGGAACTAAATTTCAATGTGTAGTATGGGAAGCATTGAAAGGGATTAACTACGGCGAAACCAAAAGCTATAAACAAATTGCTAAAGAAATTGGTGCACCAAAAGCTGTTCGTGCCATTGGCGGAGCCAATAACAAAAACCCTATTCCCATTATTATTCCGTGTCATCGAGTGATCGGAAGTAATGGAGCCCTCGTTGGCTATGGCGGTGGAGTTGACAAGAAAGAAATATTGTTGGAAATTGAAGGTTCCATTAAAAAAATATCATAA
- a CDS encoding amidase domain-containing protein: protein MSWVTNLKEHIQKINNSFVSNHRECFLRDDEESCLVRKIDHLHQRDGKIVKSIVDGTVLRTQKIDGLRQVDYVVHFQHLIKQQDKFHIEEKIEERRAIFSGEELLDDYCPLSEKKNQNEENALFDRETSEFDESRFQYSRLEAVRYAERWWNDYNPNYKKFDDNCTNFISQCLHAGGAPMVGYPNRSKGWWFRNRNWSLSWSVAHSLRWHLSGAKTGLRAKEMSSPKELMKGDVICYDFNGDGRWQHNTIVVAKDANNEPLVNAQTSNSRMRYWAYQDSTAYTPNIKYKFFHIIDG, encoded by the coding sequence ATGAGCTGGGTAACAAACTTAAAAGAACACATCCAAAAAATAAACAATTCGTTTGTTTCAAATCATCGTGAATGCTTTCTCCGTGATGATGAAGAGAGCTGTTTAGTAAGGAAAATAGATCATTTACATCAGAGGGACGGAAAAATTGTTAAATCGATTGTTGATGGGACTGTTTTACGTACCCAAAAAATTGATGGATTAAGGCAGGTTGACTACGTAGTTCATTTCCAACATCTTATTAAACAACAAGATAAATTTCATATTGAAGAAAAAATAGAGGAGCGACGGGCAATCTTTTCGGGAGAAGAGTTGCTTGATGACTATTGTCCGTTAAGTGAGAAAAAAAACCAAAACGAAGAAAACGCTTTGTTCGATAGAGAGACATCTGAATTTGATGAGAGTAGATTTCAATATTCTAGATTAGAAGCTGTTCGCTATGCGGAACGTTGGTGGAATGATTATAATCCAAACTACAAGAAATTTGATGATAATTGTACTAACTTTATTTCACAATGTTTACATGCGGGAGGAGCACCAATGGTAGGTTATCCTAATAGAAGTAAAGGCTGGTGGTTCAGGAATAGAAACTGGAGTTTAAGCTGGTCGGTTGCCCATTCATTACGTTGGCATTTAAGTGGAGCAAAAACAGGATTAAGGGCAAAAGAAATGTCAAGCCCAAAGGAATTAATGAAAGGGGATGTCATTTGTTATGACTTTAATGGTGATGGGAGATGGCAACATAACACAATTGTTGTAGCCAAAGATGCTAATAATGAACCATTAGTAAATGCACAGACATCAAATAGCCGGATGAGGTATTGGGCATATCAAGATTCAACAGCTTATACCCCCAACATAAAGTATAAATTTTTCCACATCATTGACGGTTAG
- a CDS encoding helix-turn-helix domain-containing protein — MLKVLIADLEPIQRKSIKMLLQVKYGQQVIVLETDDGHEAVKYAKNNKIDLIILDHRLIGLDGLACTKKILNEKPTQKMIIYTMSEERHLQELYQILGVRHYFVKPLRPTQLIEKISKVVSQLPEKPKNKVNVKIEAIITFIDSHLNEDLTLTYVADQMNLSSYYLSKLFKKELGVNFVKYVTERKMEKAKELLKNIDIPIVNIAFEIGYPEPSYFTKVFKKVENMTPSQYRNQQMRWQ; from the coding sequence ATGCTAAAAGTCCTAATTGCTGACTTAGAACCTATTCAACGGAAAAGTATAAAAATGCTTCTTCAGGTAAAATACGGTCAACAAGTAATTGTATTAGAAACGGACGATGGTCACGAGGCTGTTAAATATGCAAAAAACAACAAAATAGATTTAATCATCCTAGATCACCGCTTAATCGGTTTAGATGGCCTAGCGTGTACGAAGAAAATTTTAAATGAAAAACCCACGCAAAAAATGATTATTTATACGATGTCTGAAGAACGACATCTCCAAGAATTATATCAGATATTAGGGGTCAGACATTACTTTGTGAAACCATTAAGACCGACCCAATTAATTGAAAAGATTAGTAAGGTAGTCTCTCAACTACCAGAAAAACCGAAAAATAAAGTGAATGTGAAAATTGAGGCAATTATTACGTTTATTGATAGTCATCTTAACGAAGATTTAACCTTAACCTACGTGGCTGACCAAATGAACCTTAGCTCCTATTATTTAAGTAAACTATTTAAAAAAGAGTTAGGTGTTAATTTTGTTAAGTATGTCACCGAGAGGAAAATGGAAAAAGCAAAAGAACTATTAAAAAATATCGACATCCCAATTGTGAACATTGCATTTGAAATCGGCTATCCTGAACCAAGCTATTTCACTAAGGTGTTTAAAAAGGTTGAGAATATGACTCCAAGTCAGTACCGCAATCAACAAATGAGATGGCAGTAA
- a CDS encoding PocR ligand-binding domain-containing protein has translation MRNKIVELTNLVEIDTLQKIQDSFSESTGFAVITVDDRGKPITKHSGCSKYCSIIRYRDETKDLCEKCDSKAGLQASLTGEPLIYMCHSGFIDFAAPIIVNGQYLGSIMGGQVVSADTRIEANYIIEEKLDIEDDVELIEAYLQIPIVPFKKIEAAAHLMFTIANKIAQNGYVNFIQKELHEQSIQLIQSRLSEANLETALKAAEQKTLQSQINRQFLIQTLNIIGNLSYLEKAPTTEEATFTLIEVVKYLVTNISKDVSIEEEVNYITNYLSLQKNRLGERFTYEILVAENTKEIMIPSMMIQPIVENAIVHGIETKPGECSIKVFVQIKEDYLEIIVEDNGIGMNEQMIERILQSNDEIKVEKLNLKVLKQRLIERYSNQAHLQMKSKESIGTVVTIALPLFPKR, from the coding sequence ATGAGAAATAAAATAGTAGAGCTTACTAATTTAGTAGAAATTGATACCCTACAAAAGATTCAAGATTCTTTTTCAGAATCGACTGGATTTGCAGTAATCACGGTAGATGATCGTGGAAAGCCTATCACGAAACATAGTGGTTGCTCTAAATACTGCTCGATTATTCGCTATCGGGATGAGACAAAGGACTTATGTGAAAAGTGTGATTCAAAAGCCGGCTTACAAGCTTCACTGACAGGAGAACCATTGATCTATATGTGCCATTCTGGTTTTATTGATTTTGCTGCACCAATCATTGTAAATGGACAGTATTTAGGTTCAATTATGGGAGGGCAAGTAGTAAGTGCAGACACGCGAATCGAAGCAAACTATATTATTGAGGAAAAATTAGATATTGAAGACGATGTGGAACTTATAGAAGCCTATCTCCAAATTCCAATTGTTCCTTTTAAAAAAATTGAGGCAGCTGCCCACTTAATGTTTACGATTGCAAATAAGATTGCCCAAAACGGCTATGTTAATTTCATTCAAAAAGAGTTGCACGAGCAATCCATTCAATTAATTCAGTCTAGGCTATCGGAGGCGAATTTAGAAACTGCCTTAAAAGCAGCTGAGCAAAAAACTCTGCAATCACAGATTAACCGTCAGTTTTTAATTCAGACGTTAAATATTATTGGGAATTTATCCTATCTTGAAAAAGCGCCAACAACGGAAGAAGCAACATTTACATTAATCGAGGTAGTGAAATACTTAGTTACAAATATCAGCAAAGATGTGTCGATAGAAGAAGAAGTAAACTATATAACGAATTACTTATCCTTACAAAAAAATCGATTAGGTGAGAGGTTCACTTATGAAATTCTCGTTGCTGAAAACACGAAAGAAATCATGATTCCATCAATGATGATCCAGCCAATTGTTGAAAACGCAATCGTTCATGGGATTGAAACAAAACCTGGTGAATGTAGCATTAAAGTTTTTGTTCAGATTAAAGAAGATTATCTTGAAATTATTGTTGAGGATAATGGGATTGGAATGAACGAACAGATGATTGAAAGAATTTTGCAATCGAATGATGAAATAAAGGTTGAAAAGTTAAATTTGAAGGTGTTAAAACAGCGGTTAATTGAAAGATACTCAAACCAAGCCCATTTACAAATGAAAAGTAAAGAAAGTATTGGCACAGTTGTTACTATTGCGTTACCTCTTTTTCCAAAAAGGTAA
- the trmL gene encoding tRNA (uridine(34)/cytosine(34)/5-carboxymethylaminomethyluridine(34)-2'-O)-methyltransferase TrmL codes for MGLHIVLYQPEIPANTGNIARTCAGTNTSLHLIRPLGFSTDDKMLKRAGCDYWPSVKISYYDSMNELFEKFPNGNFYYIETVGQKNYTDFDYSELEEDHFFVFGRETTGLPNDLLDQNLDRCLRIPQTDKIRSLNLSNTAAILVYEALRQQNFPTLK; via the coding sequence ATGGGTTTACATATTGTGTTATATCAACCGGAAATTCCGGCAAATACAGGGAATATAGCTCGAACTTGTGCGGGGACAAATACTTCTCTTCACTTAATTCGTCCACTAGGCTTTTCTACAGATGATAAAATGTTAAAAAGAGCAGGCTGTGACTACTGGCCAAGCGTAAAGATTAGCTATTATGATTCTATGAACGAGCTGTTTGAAAAGTTTCCAAATGGAAATTTTTATTATATTGAAACAGTAGGTCAGAAGAACTATACAGATTTCGATTATAGTGAATTAGAAGAGGATCATTTTTTTGTATTTGGTCGTGAAACAACTGGACTTCCGAACGATTTGTTAGATCAGAATCTTGACCGTTGCTTACGTATTCCACAAACAGATAAGATTAGATCATTAAATCTCTCTAACACGGCAGCGATTTTAGTTTATGAAGCGTTACGCCAGCAAAACTTTCCGACACTAAAATAA
- a CDS encoding translocation protein TolB, with protein MKWFVSFICFLLIVAGVLSETSYAEGKQNLKVAFVRDNDLWIKDGKSGVEKRITKEQFVRNPVWSYDGNWVAYTEGEDEKELWVYHVPTNEMKQVVESMQQFQWSPNDIKIAFLANGVLNVTDISAMDQTKFENVALGVGSFSWNPNGKEFLVSSVANLLPTGWTTVDLFTVALDAKLDPNKMKHLYSLPKQSNEFFAVLTSRFKWSSDGKWIAFLGIPTASISMDMNTLCVLSADGKVFQQLGEMLFFDDWFKWAPLSNRIAFIEGEGRFTVKNKHLMVNEFPVHQGFSFTPEGFVEKGFTWIDGVQIVVSRAKESDWSNDPSERPKPSLYHINTLTKQQTEITKSVEGEGDYMPIYLSNTKKISWVHVDENKAATIYMSNLDGQEKEVLVENIGDGNLYEDSYGWSKMINYFD; from the coding sequence ATGAAATGGTTTGTCAGCTTTATTTGTTTTTTATTAATAGTAGCTGGTGTTCTATCTGAAACTAGCTATGCCGAAGGAAAACAAAATTTAAAAGTAGCTTTTGTCCGGGATAATGATCTATGGATTAAAGATGGGAAATCTGGTGTTGAAAAGAGAATTACCAAAGAGCAATTTGTTCGTAATCCAGTGTGGTCTTATGATGGGAATTGGGTCGCGTATACAGAGGGGGAGGATGAAAAAGAACTCTGGGTTTATCATGTACCGACAAATGAAATGAAACAAGTAGTTGAATCAATGCAACAATTTCAGTGGTCACCAAATGACATAAAGATAGCGTTTCTAGCTAATGGCGTTTTAAATGTAACAGATATATCGGCAATGGATCAGACAAAATTTGAAAATGTCGCCTTGGGTGTTGGAAGTTTTTCATGGAATCCTAACGGAAAGGAATTTCTCGTTTCATCCGTGGCAAATCTCCTACCAACAGGTTGGACAACCGTTGATTTATTTACAGTTGCCCTTGATGCCAAGCTCGATCCAAATAAAATGAAGCATTTGTATTCACTTCCTAAACAATCAAATGAGTTTTTTGCTGTATTGACAAGTCGTTTTAAATGGTCGAGTGATGGTAAGTGGATTGCTTTTTTAGGAATCCCGACTGCGTCAATCTCGATGGACATGAATACACTTTGCGTTCTTTCTGCAGACGGTAAGGTCTTTCAACAATTGGGAGAGATGTTATTCTTTGATGATTGGTTTAAGTGGGCACCACTTTCGAACCGAATTGCCTTTATAGAAGGGGAAGGAAGATTTACCGTAAAAAATAAGCATTTGATGGTTAATGAATTTCCAGTTCATCAAGGTTTTTCTTTTACGCCAGAAGGATTTGTTGAAAAAGGTTTTACTTGGATCGACGGTGTTCAAATTGTTGTTTCTAGAGCAAAGGAATCAGACTGGTCAAATGATCCAAGTGAAAGGCCAAAACCGAGTTTATACCATATTAACACGTTAACAAAACAACAGACAGAAATCACGAAATCGGTGGAAGGTGAGGGAGATTATATGCCAATCTACTTATCTAATACAAAAAAGATTTCCTGGGTACATGTAGATGAAAATAAGGCAGCAACGATCTATATGAGTAATCTGGATGGCCAAGAAAAGGAAGTACTTGTTGAAAATATTGGAGACGGTAACCTATACGAAGATTCCTATGGCTGGAGTAAAATGATAAATTATTTTGATTAA
- a CDS encoding YhgE/Pip domain-containing protein: MKKSITLVFLAMLLVFPYPIGKADRNVGSNQSTVEANSVGEVASKDEVVYGTLSATGDLNEIYVVNMLDVTKPGVVIDHGDYSSVTNLTNLLEMEQVAGTVQFQASPGWFFYQGNMELAELPWDVNISYMLDGKEISPEDLPGKEGHLHITIKTSKNENVDPLFYENYTMQISLTLDTDIISNIQAPDATMVNVGKKRQVNYTLMPEAEGDISLLADVVDFEMEGIDFFAIPLSMAFDDLEIDTSEMRTLSDAIGELNSGVSDLKTGVSELNDGVQRLNTGSIEYKSGMMELKDSSSKITNASGTIGEALTVISRELSGSSEMDLSGLAQLPEGLTLIAGGLGEVANGLTLLNENFTMAYSALDDSMKNIPAPAVTEEEIQELYVSGANHKTIDYLLEVYAAAQTAKGTYDQVKEAFTAVETALAGASGAVYDISNQLTYIAGELSGAFEAMEGLDALNELQEGIALLAGNYAEFHSGLVSYTEGVSMLADAYNEIDSGFNKVAKGTSELVSGVGELQAGTKELADATNDLPDKMQEEIDAIMDEFDKSDFEAISFVSPKNTNVNLVQFILKTEAIELVDDATVAEEEEEKPGFWQRLLDLFF, from the coding sequence ATGAAAAAGAGTATAACGTTAGTGTTTCTGGCTATGCTTCTTGTATTTCCTTATCCTATCGGTAAGGCGGATCGAAATGTGGGAAGTAACCAATCCACTGTAGAAGCCAATTCAGTGGGGGAAGTAGCTTCAAAGGATGAGGTTGTCTACGGTACCTTAAGTGCTACTGGTGACCTGAACGAAATATATGTTGTTAACATGTTGGATGTTACGAAGCCTGGTGTAGTCATTGACCATGGGGATTATTCAAGCGTAACAAATTTAACAAACCTCTTAGAAATGGAGCAAGTAGCTGGTACGGTACAATTCCAAGCTTCTCCAGGATGGTTTTTCTATCAAGGAAATATGGAATTGGCGGAATTACCATGGGATGTGAACATTTCATACATGCTCGATGGGAAAGAAATTTCTCCAGAGGATTTGCCTGGGAAAGAGGGACACTTACACATTACAATTAAGACATCAAAAAATGAAAATGTGGACCCTTTGTTTTATGAAAATTATACGATGCAAATATCCCTGACGTTGGATACAGATATCATCAGTAACATCCAAGCACCTGATGCGACAATGGTAAACGTGGGGAAAAAGCGCCAGGTAAACTATACGTTAATGCCTGAAGCTGAAGGTGATATAAGTCTTCTTGCCGATGTAGTCGACTTTGAGATGGAGGGGATTGATTTTTTCGCGATCCCATTGTCGATGGCCTTTGATGACCTTGAAATCGACACTTCAGAAATGCGAACATTAAGTGATGCTATTGGAGAACTTAATTCCGGTGTTTCTGATTTAAAAACAGGTGTTTCTGAATTGAATGATGGTGTTCAAAGGTTAAATACAGGTTCTATTGAATATAAATCAGGAATGATGGAACTTAAAGATTCGTCCTCAAAAATAACTAACGCTTCAGGAACAATTGGAGAAGCTCTTACCGTTATTTCTCGTGAGCTTAGTGGTTCTTCAGAGATGGATTTAAGCGGATTGGCTCAGTTACCTGAGGGGTTGACATTAATAGCTGGTGGCCTTGGAGAAGTAGCAAATGGATTAACCCTTTTAAACGAAAACTTTACTATGGCTTATTCTGCTTTGGATGACTCAATGAAGAACATCCCAGCTCCAGCTGTAACAGAAGAAGAAATTCAGGAATTATATGTGAGTGGAGCCAACCATAAAACGATCGATTATTTATTGGAAGTCTATGCTGCTGCTCAAACTGCCAAAGGAACCTATGATCAAGTGAAAGAAGCCTTTACGGCTGTTGAGACTGCTTTAGCAGGAGCGAGTGGAGCTGTTTATGATATAAGCAATCAATTAACTTATATTGCAGGAGAGCTTTCGGGGGCGTTTGAAGCAATGGAAGGTCTGGACGCATTGAATGAATTACAGGAAGGAATTGCTTTGCTTGCTGGCAATTATGCGGAGTTTCATTCAGGTCTAGTTTCCTATACAGAGGGGGTCTCAATGCTTGCAGACGCGTATAATGAGATCGATTCAGGATTTAACAAAGTTGCAAAAGGCACCTCTGAATTAGTAAGTGGTGTAGGTGAGCTTCAGGCTGGAACAAAAGAATTAGCTGATGCTACAAATGATCTCCCTGATAAGATGCAAGAAGAGATTGATGCGATCATGGACGAATTCGACAAATCTGATTTTGAGGCGATCTCGTTTGTATCACCGAAAAATACAAATGTTAACCTTGTTCAATTTATTCTCAAAACGGAAGCAATTGAGCTAGTAGACGATGCAACGGTAGCTGAAGAGGAAGAAGAAAAACCAGGCTTTTGGCAGCGTTTGTTGGATTTGTTTTTCTAG
- a CDS encoding aspartyl protease family protein — protein MKKLIIEDGLLLVDMELMYRGKPLWLKRVLIDTGSGSTIISTDLAETVGVIAEENDMIYRISGIGGSEFVFSKQVDLIKIGQAEIKISR, from the coding sequence ATGAAGAAATTGATTATTGAAGATGGGCTGTTACTCGTAGATATGGAATTAATGTATAGAGGAAAGCCATTATGGCTTAAACGTGTTTTAATTGACACGGGTTCAGGGAGTACTATTATATCGACAGATTTAGCTGAAACGGTAGGAGTAATTGCCGAAGAAAACGATATGATTTATCGTATTAGTGGTATTGGTGGCTCTGAATTTGTATTTTCTAAACAAGTAGATTTAATTAAAATTGGACAAGCAGAAATAAAGATTTCTCGTTAG